A window of Castanea sativa cultivar Marrone di Chiusa Pesio chromosome 1, ASM4071231v1 contains these coding sequences:
- the LOC142622737 gene encoding glutamate receptor 2.8-like: MALSDFYASNPYYKTRLVINSRDSKSDVVRAAAAALDLIRNVKVQAIIGPQNSMQANFVIDLGEKAQVPIVSFSATSPSLTSLRSPYFFQVAQNDTSQVKVISAIVQAFGWREAVPIYVDNEFGEGMIPFLVDALQNVDARVPYRSPIPPLASDDEIGEELYKLMTMQTRVFIVHMSTNLSSRLFNKAKEIGMMSEGYVWITTNVITNSLSLIERSVLNSMQGVLGVKTYLPETKELENFTARWKRKFQADNLAILNTELTVIGLWAYDAASALARAVEKVGTANFYFEKTNASSNLTELEAIGVSQNGPKLREALLGIKFKGLAGDFNLVNGQSQSSTFNIINVNGNGERGVAFWTPKNGLTRNKLNSRNSSTYSTSMKNLGPIIWPGDSIVVPKGWEVPTNGKKLKIGVPMKDGFTEFVKVTYDPSNNRAQVTGYCIEVFNAVMETLPYAVSYEFIPFANSSGGSAGSYDDMVYQVYLGNFDAVVGDTTIIANRSNFVDFTLPYTESGVSLVVPIKDSGNKNAWVFLKPLSWDLWMTSGCFFIFIGFIVWVLEHRINDDFRGPPSHQIGTSLWYSFSTMVFAQRETVVSNLARFVVVIWIFVVLILTQSYTASLTSLLTVQQLQPTVIDINQLIKNGEYVGYKEGSFVLGILQDLKFDKTKLKAYDSAEECDELLSKGGANGGIDAAIFEIPYMKLFLGQYCKYTMVESIFKTDGFGFVFPIGSPLVSDVSRAVLNVTEGEKMKEIENAWLEKQNNCTNSNNQVSSASLSLASFWGLFLIAGVASLLALTISMSMFLYKERQQILIHFHSEGSIWRRIHNTLRIFDRKDLNSHTFRKRALQDGSGINSVHVIGASEASPNSNYLQSPSSYSTQGEPPFACRGASETPPREYGDPSPNSEASQLALAIELMSCPNLEGTITLEIAHENC; this comes from the exons ATGGCCCTTTCAGACTTCTATGCCTCTAATCCTTATTACAAAACTAGGCTGGTTATTAACTCCAGGGACTCCAAAAGTGATGTTGTTAGAGCAGCTGCTgcag CTCTAGACCTAATTAGAAATGTAAAAGTGCAAGCCATCATAGGTCCACAAAACTCAATGCAAGCCAACTTTGTGATTGATCTCGGTGAGAAAGCCCAGGTACCCATTGTATCATTTTCGGCAACAAGCCCTTCTCTTACCTCCCTTCGGAGTCCATACTTTTTTCAAGTAGCTCAAAATGACACATCTCAAGTGAAAGTTATAAGTGCAATTGTTCAGGCCTTTGGATGGAGAGAGGCCGTGCCAATCTATGTAGACAATGAATTCGGGGAAGGTATGATACCCTTCTTGGTTGATGCCTTGCAAAATGTTGATGCGCGTGTCCCTTATCGAAGTCCCATTCCTCCATTGGCCTCAGATGACGAAATTGGTGAAGAACTTTATAAGTTAATGACAATGCAAACAAGAGTCTTTATTGTGCACATGTCAACCAATCTCAGTTCTAGGCTTTTCAACAAGGCAAAAGAGATTGGAATGATGAGTGAAGGTTATGTTTGGATAACAACCAATGTGATAACCAACTCTTTAAGTTTGATAGAACGATCAGTCCTCAACTCAATGCAAGGGGTATTGGGTGTAAAGACTTATCTTCCAGAAACTAAAGAGCTTGAAAATTTTACAGCTCGATGGAAAAGGAAATTCCAAGCAGACAATCTAGCCATTTTGAATACTGAATTGACTGTTATAGGACTATGGGCCTACGATGCTGCTTCAGCACTAGCGAGGGCAGTAGAGAAGGTTGGGACCGCAAACTTTTACTTTGAAAAGACAAATGCTTCAAGCAACTTAACTGAACTTGAAGCTATTGGGGTCTCTCAAAATGGTCCAAAACTTCGTGAAGCATTATTGGGTATCAAATTTAAAGGCCTAGCAGGAGATTTCAATCTTGTTAATGGGCAATCACAATCATCAACTTTCAATATAATTAATGTGAATGGTAATGGAGAAAGAGGGGTTGCATTCTGGACTCCGAAAAATGGACTTACAAGGAATAAATTGAATTCGAGGAACTCAAGCACATACTCTACTTCAATGAAAAATCTAGGACCTATTATATGGCCAGGTGATTCAATTGTCGTTCCAAAAGGTTGGGAGGTTCCAACAAATGGGAAAAAGTTGAAAATAGGAGTTCCAATGAAGGATGGTTTTACTGAATTTGTTAAGGTGACATATGATCCTAGCAACAACAGAGCACAGGTAACAGGCTACTGCATAGAAGTCTTCAACGCTGTCATGGAAACATTACCATATGCCGTTAGCTACGAATTCATTCCCTTTGCAAATTCAAGTGGTGGAAGCGCTGGTAGTTATGATGATATGGTCTACCAAGTATACCTTGGG AATTTTGATGCTGTGGTAGGAGATACAACCATCATAGCAAACAGGTCTAACTTTGTTGACTTCACATTGCCATACACGGAATCTGGAGTATCCTTAGTAGTGCCAATCAAGGACAGTGGGAACAAAAATGCTTGGGTGTTTTTGAAGCCTTTAAGTTGGGACCTTTGGATGACAAGCGGgtgtttcttcatcttcatcggCTTTATAGTCTGGGTTCTTGAACACCGAATAAACGATGATTTTCGGGGACCTCCCTCACATCAAATTGGGACAAGCTTATGGTACTCTTTCTCTACCATGGTGTTTGCACAAC GGGAGACAGTGGTAAGCAACTTGGCAAGGTTTGTGGTGGTCATATGGATTTTTGTGGTGCTTATACTCACTCAAAGTTACACTGCAAGTTTAACATCACTCTTAACAGTTCAACAACTGCAACCGACTGTTATTGATATTAACCAACTTATTAAGAATGGGGAGTATGTTGGCTACAAAGAAGGATCTTTTGTTTTGGGAATCTTACAAGATTTGAAGTTTGATAAAACTAAACTTAAGGCATATGATTCTGCAGAGGAATGTGATGAACTTTTGTCAAAAGGAGGTGCAAATGGAGGTATAGATGCAGCTATTTTTGAAATTCCTTACATGAAACTTTTTCTCGGTCAATATTGCAAGTATACCATGGTTGAATCAATATTCAAAACTGATGGTTTTGGCTtt GTCTTCCCAATAGGTTCGCCTCTAGTATCTGATGTGTCAAGGGCAGTCTTAAATGTAACAGaaggagagaaaatgaaagagattgagaatgcatggctagaaaaacaaaacaattgtACAAACTCTAATAACCAAGTTTCTTCTGCTAGTCTTAGCCTTGCTAGCTTTTGGGGCCTATTTCTCATTGCTGGGGTTGCTTCCTTATTAGCTCTCACCATCTCCATGTCTATGTTCCTTTACAAGGAAAGGCAACAAATCTTGATCCACTTTCATTCAGAAGGCTCAATATGGAGAAGAATTCATAATACCTTAAGAATCTTTGATAGAAAAGACCTCAATTCCCATACTTTTAGAAAGAGAGCATTACAAGACGGAAGTGGCATTAATAGTGTTCATGTTATAGGAGCAAGTGAAGCCTCACCAAATAGTAACTACCTGCAAAGTCCATCAAGCTATTCAACACAGGGTGAACCCCCCTTTGCTTGTCGTGGAGCTTCAGAAACGCCTCCTAGAGAATATGGTGATCCCAGTCCAAATAGTGAAGCATCTCAATTAGCGCTGGCTATTGAGCTAATGAGCTGCCCAAATCTAGAGGGAACAATAACCTTAGAAATAGCTCATGAAAATTGTTGA